The Aspergillus luchuensis IFO 4308 DNA, chromosome 4, nearly complete sequence DNA window TCGGCACAGGACCCTGTATTCTTTTTGCATCATGCTATGGTGGACAGAGTGTGGACGTTGTGGCAGTGGGGTGattgggaggagaggaaaggggcTGTGAATGGGACGACGGTCGTGCATGATCCGCCTGGGGCGCCGCTGGTGACGCTGGATACGGTGATGGAGTTTGGGGTGTTGGATGAgccgaggagggtggaggaggttatGGATGTGTTTGGGGGGGACTATTGTTATCGGTATGATTAGGATGTCTTAGTAGGTTATGAGTGTGGGTCTGTGATGTATACACTCAGTATATGGAGCATAGTATAGTAAAGGAAGTGTGTTCTCAATACACAGTCGCCTGCTGAACATCAACATGTCCCGAAAATAGCTCCTCCTTGCCCGGATCTTCAGGCAACTCGACACCATAGAACTTCTTCAATACGTCCTGGATCACATCATAGCAAGCGCCATACCGCACGAGCTTCATATCCCGAAAGTTGATGATTGTCGACGACGCCCGGGGAACGCTGAACGTTCGCTTCCCATAATCGATGACGATATCCGCAGCCTCCACGATCTCGGGCTCAATATCCTCAATGCGGACCTTCATCCCCGACCCTGAGATGTTGGCCGACGAACCGAGCAGTGGTAACCCCGCTGCATGGCATAACCGAATTAGCTCCTCCTGGAAGGGTCCTCCATTGACGAGCATGGAAAGGGTGCCGTCGTGCGTACAGCGCGAGAGCAACTCAGGGCCGAGTTTCTGGATGATTGGGTGGTCGGGCCGAAAGGGGGCCGCGACGCCGACAGGCACATCCAGATCCACGGTTAAGGTCCGAACCATGGACTCTTCGCGGGCCGGGAGGACGTGAATTTCTTGATGGAGCGCG harbors:
- a CDS encoding uncharacterized protein (COG:S;~EggNog:ENOG410Q2GC;~InterPro:IPR017945,IPR006070;~PFAM:PF01300;~go_function: GO:0003725 - double-stranded RNA binding [Evidence IEA]), with translation MTYSTTPIDVLRDAQRVFEVIKNQGIALIPGSIGYGLVASDPAALDRLFTTKRRKPHKKHAMIGSYALHQEIHVLPAREESMVRTLTVDLDVPVGVAAPFRPDHPIIQKLGPELLSRCTHDGTLSMLVNGGPFQEELIRLCHAAGLPLLGSSANISGSGMKVRIEDIEPEIVEAADIVIDYGKRTFSVPRASSTIINFRDMKLVRYGACYDVIQDVLKKFYGVELPEDPGKEELFSGHVDVQQATVY